The following are from one region of the Segatella oris genome:
- a CDS encoding phage virion morphogenesis protein, translating to MSKNDLVHVFARILRDVQIELKEEFDRNFERQGFFSERWARRRSPLRPGRATLVDTGGLRRSVQSKITSGGVTFYSAHPAADIHNEGGEIKVTARMKRYFWARHYAAVGGFGRKKNGELRGDKRTRQLSSEAAFWKYMALMRVGSVIHIPRRQFLGASPEVEKAVSAIIEQNLEEYFNNEFKLKK from the coding sequence ATGAGCAAGAATGATTTGGTACATGTGTTCGCTCGGATACTGCGGGATGTACAGATAGAACTGAAGGAGGAGTTCGACAGGAACTTCGAACGTCAGGGTTTCTTTTCTGAAAGGTGGGCAAGGCGACGTAGTCCCTTACGTCCTGGGCGAGCAACGTTGGTAGACACAGGTGGCTTGCGGCGCAGTGTTCAGAGCAAAATCACCAGCGGTGGCGTGACGTTCTATTCTGCACACCCTGCAGCAGACATTCATAACGAGGGTGGCGAAATTAAAGTAACCGCCCGTATGAAGCGCTACTTTTGGGCCCGACATTATGCGGCTGTGGGTGGCTTCGGACGAAAGAAAAACGGTGAACTGCGAGGCGACAAGCGTACCCGACAGTTGAGCAGTGAGGCAGCGTTTTGGAAGTACATGGCCTTGATGCGCGTAGGCAGCGTGATACACATTCCTCGGCGGCAGTTCCTTGGTGCCTCGCCCGAAGTTGAAAAGGCTGTGTCGGCAATCATCGAGCAAAATTTAGAGGAATATTTTAACAACGAATTTAAACTAAAAAAGTGA
- a CDS encoding phage minor head protein, translating to MMKGLFKQKGASLDINIITSKEAQAFIETHADVLNSAFEQTKMSATMRDSLEHSTYVFSGLKTFHELNEAFPSLVDENGNRKSFERFFNDVQKVDKTYNEHYLRAEYNFAHASAGMAAKWETFAEDGDRYNLQYRTVGDDHVRPEHAALNGTTLPFSDAFWDSYYPPNGWNCRCTVVQVRKTKYPETPHEEAYRRGAEALANDTRGMFRFNPGKQGKAMPDYNPYSIRRCNDCDLAKGKATLAFVPDNELCAACRLVRQCYGDKTKSERAIERIHYLHEMEPLLKVKHEKPIEDGTIKVGFSTYGNKHLFSDTFGRSKVLEKDDLASLDKVLRKATFIESSPLTHPRTDGVDRFYYFEGEIRGKKVRLNVARKADRKDNGFIRITHFLYSINDM from the coding sequence ATGATGAAAGGCCTTTTTAAGCAGAAGGGAGCATCGCTTGATATCAATATCATCACCTCCAAGGAGGCGCAGGCCTTTATCGAAACACATGCCGATGTGTTGAATAGTGCTTTTGAGCAAACGAAGATGTCGGCCACCATGCGCGATAGCTTAGAGCATTCCACCTATGTTTTCTCGGGACTCAAGACCTTTCATGAACTGAACGAGGCGTTCCCTTCCTTGGTCGATGAGAACGGCAATCGCAAGTCGTTTGAACGCTTTTTTAATGACGTTCAAAAGGTGGACAAAACCTATAACGAGCACTACCTGCGTGCAGAATATAACTTTGCACATGCTTCGGCTGGGATGGCGGCGAAGTGGGAGACGTTTGCCGAGGACGGTGACCGTTACAACTTGCAATACCGCACGGTGGGCGATGATCATGTGCGCCCCGAGCACGCTGCCTTGAACGGCACGACGCTGCCTTTCAGCGATGCGTTTTGGGACAGTTACTATCCGCCCAACGGGTGGAACTGCCGTTGTACGGTGGTGCAGGTGCGCAAGACGAAATATCCCGAGACACCGCACGAGGAAGCCTACAGGCGTGGGGCCGAGGCCTTGGCTAACGACACGCGCGGCATGTTCCGCTTCAATCCTGGCAAGCAGGGCAAGGCCATGCCCGACTACAACCCCTACAGCATACGCCGTTGTAACGACTGCGACCTTGCCAAGGGGAAAGCGACTCTCGCCTTTGTGCCCGATAATGAGTTGTGTGCTGCGTGCCGGTTGGTAAGACAATGCTATGGGGATAAGACAAAATCGGAGCGAGCCATTGAGCGCATACATTACTTGCACGAAATGGAACCGCTGCTTAAGGTGAAGCATGAAAAGCCGATAGAAGATGGAACGATTAAGGTAGGTTTCTCTACTTACGGCAACAAACACCTCTTCTCCGATACGTTCGGCAGGTCAAAGGTGCTGGAAAAGGACGATTTGGCTTCTTTAGATAAAGTGTTGCGCAAGGCTACATTTATAGAATCCTCACCGCTGACGCATCCAAGAACAGACGGCGTTGACCGTTTCTATTATTTCGAAGGAGAAATCAGAGGGAAAAAGGTAAGATTGAATGTGGCAAGGAAAGCTGATAGGAAAGACAATGGATTTATCCGTATAACACATTTCCTGTATTCTATAAATGATATGTAA